The Candidatus Sysuiplasma acidicola genome includes a window with the following:
- the trpD gene encoding anthranilate phosphoribosyltransferase produces the protein MKEILKKLASGTNLSSREASEAAYELMDGKCSEAETASFLTALRMKGETAEEIASMASVMREKCRAVASPPGTMDVCGTGGASVKTFNVSTVSSIVVAAAGVPVAKHGNRSFTSRSGSADLLEHLGVNLSIEPEQASEMLNSAGITFLFAPLYHPAMKHVAGVRRALGFRTIFNLLGPISNPAGVRHQLIGVFSEAYVERVASALTLLGTERAIVVHASAGMDEISPAGRTLVEEVKNGGTERYEIDGSDFAGYGTREWKEQQVSGPGESASYALRVLGNSATEGERSIVLLNAGAALYIAGKCGTIEQGMDRALDAIESGKAMSKLDDFVSMSGGHLKGGA, from the coding sequence ATGAAGGAGATACTGAAAAAGCTCGCATCGGGCACAAATCTTTCGAGCCGGGAAGCATCGGAAGCCGCGTACGAGCTGATGGACGGCAAGTGCAGCGAAGCAGAAACCGCCTCCTTCCTCACTGCCCTCAGGATGAAGGGCGAAACAGCCGAGGAGATAGCATCCATGGCATCCGTGATGAGGGAGAAGTGCAGAGCCGTCGCTTCCCCGCCTGGCACAATGGACGTGTGCGGAACAGGCGGCGCAAGCGTCAAGACATTCAATGTGTCCACAGTCAGTTCTATTGTTGTTGCTGCAGCCGGTGTTCCCGTTGCCAAACACGGGAACAGATCGTTCACGAGCAGGAGCGGAAGTGCCGACCTGCTCGAGCATCTGGGCGTAAATCTGTCTATCGAACCAGAACAGGCTTCAGAGATGCTCAACAGTGCGGGCATAACATTCCTATTTGCGCCACTCTACCACCCGGCTATGAAGCATGTGGCCGGCGTAAGAAGAGCACTTGGCTTCAGGACGATATTCAACCTGCTTGGCCCGATATCGAATCCCGCCGGCGTCAGGCACCAGCTGATCGGCGTCTTCTCCGAAGCGTATGTTGAACGCGTTGCCAGCGCGCTTACGCTGCTCGGAACTGAGAGGGCGATCGTCGTCCACGCATCGGCAGGAATGGATGAAATTTCCCCGGCGGGGAGGACACTGGTCGAAGAGGTGAAAAACGGCGGAACTGAGCGGTATGAGATCGATGGTTCGGATTTTGCCGGTTACGGAACGCGCGAATGGAAGGAACAGCAGGTATCGGGCCCGGGAGAAAGCGCATCGTATGCCCTGCGCGTACTCGGAAACAGCGCGACAGAGGGTGAAAGGAGCATAGTCCTGCTGAATGCAGGGGCTGCGCTCTACATCGCAGGAAAGTGTGGCACTATCGAACAGGGAATGGACAGAGCGCTTGATGCCATAGAGAGCGGAAAAGCCATGTCAAAGCTCGACGATTTCGTATCGATGAGTGGAGGACATTTGAAGGGTGGTGCCTGA